The Cystobacter fuscus DSM 2262 genome includes a region encoding these proteins:
- a CDS encoding PQQ-dependent sugar dehydrogenase — protein sequence MQQLWSWPRNVLGFVCLLAPLALLPFESKERATAPRALALPSGFTQEVIASGLNFPTAFANLPDGRILIAEKPGVVRVYKNGALLGAPFIDIRDRVNDYHDRGLLGLTIDPNFAQNGRVYLLYTYENEPNDYTGPKTGRLARYTAEGDTASPGSEAVLLGTTVGRSCNDFPPGTDCIPSDSPSHSVGNVKFAPDGSLFVTLGDGAQFTLVDRDALRAQALESLAGKVLRITPGGAGLPTNPYWNGDAAANASKVWSLGLRNPYRFNLRPGNALPYLGDVGWSTHEEINVATAGANLGWPCYEGNERQGGYEPEPECQSLYALGPSAVKMPLYAWPHNGGTAAATGGTFYTGTAYPSAYHGAFFFGDYAQGWLRFLHVDAEDNLLGVSDFATDMDGAVDIESGPDTHLYYLAIAQGELRRIRYTEGNSPPIAVASATPTNGSEPLSVQFSSAGSSDADGDPLRPTWDFGDGTPTTNEPHPLHTYAAKGTYSARLTVEDGRGASSSAVVSISVGNTAPTVTLHEPLPSSRFKVGDVITFSGSATDPEDGPLPDTGLAWTLILQHCPGGQCHPHPLLSRTGASGSFTIPDHGDEFFIELRLTATDSNGLSSTAVTQLHPQTVQLTLDTSPPGLQLVYDGTTATTPITRTAIVGSTHTLYAPSPQGDFTFESWSDGGGIQHPVTVGTTDSTYIATFANTGLIVCPVGEFRAEYFNNRSLSGSPSRVRCEPAPIQYDWGEGAPPETGLGPDEFSVRWTGRFSFSLGFYRFTTRADDGVRLWVGGGSPVIDAWRDQAPTSYSTFLFMLRREYEVRLEYYEAGGGAVSQLRWSRI from the coding sequence GTGCAACAGCTCTGGTCCTGGCCCAGGAATGTCCTGGGCTTCGTGTGTTTACTCGCCCCTCTGGCCTTGCTGCCGTTCGAGTCCAAGGAACGAGCCACGGCCCCGCGCGCCCTGGCCCTGCCGAGCGGCTTCACCCAGGAGGTGATCGCCTCGGGTCTGAACTTCCCCACCGCCTTCGCCAACCTCCCGGATGGGCGCATCCTGATCGCCGAGAAGCCAGGCGTGGTGAGGGTCTACAAGAATGGGGCCCTGCTCGGCGCGCCCTTCATCGACATCCGGGATCGGGTCAACGACTACCACGACCGCGGATTGCTGGGCCTGACCATCGACCCGAACTTCGCCCAGAACGGCCGCGTCTACCTGCTCTACACCTACGAGAACGAGCCGAACGACTACACGGGGCCCAAGACGGGACGCCTGGCGCGCTATACGGCGGAGGGAGATACGGCTTCACCGGGCAGCGAGGCGGTGCTTCTGGGCACCACCGTGGGCCGCTCCTGCAATGACTTCCCTCCGGGCACCGACTGCATCCCCTCCGACTCTCCGTCCCACTCCGTGGGCAACGTCAAGTTCGCCCCCGATGGCAGTCTCTTCGTGACACTCGGAGATGGGGCCCAGTTCACCCTCGTCGACCGGGACGCACTGAGGGCCCAGGCGCTCGAGTCGCTCGCGGGCAAGGTGCTTCGCATCACCCCCGGCGGGGCCGGACTGCCGACGAACCCCTACTGGAATGGCGATGCCGCCGCCAACGCGTCGAAGGTCTGGAGCCTCGGTCTGCGCAATCCCTACCGGTTCAACCTGCGCCCGGGCAATGCCCTCCCCTACCTGGGTGACGTGGGCTGGAGCACCCACGAGGAAATCAACGTCGCCACCGCGGGAGCGAACCTCGGCTGGCCCTGCTACGAAGGGAACGAGCGTCAGGGGGGCTATGAGCCCGAGCCGGAGTGTCAGTCCCTCTATGCGCTCGGCCCGTCCGCCGTGAAGATGCCGCTCTACGCCTGGCCGCACAATGGAGGGACGGCGGCGGCCACGGGCGGGACGTTCTATACCGGCACGGCCTACCCCAGCGCCTATCATGGCGCGTTCTTCTTCGGAGACTACGCGCAGGGCTGGCTGCGCTTCCTGCACGTGGACGCCGAGGACAACCTCCTCGGCGTGAGCGATTTCGCGACCGACATGGATGGAGCCGTCGACATCGAGTCCGGCCCGGATACCCACCTCTACTACCTCGCCATCGCGCAAGGCGAACTGCGCCGCATCCGCTATACGGAAGGCAACTCCCCTCCCATCGCGGTGGCCTCGGCGACGCCGACGAATGGGAGCGAGCCCCTGAGCGTGCAGTTCTCCAGTGCCGGTTCCAGTGACGCGGATGGAGATCCGCTGCGCCCCACCTGGGATTTCGGAGATGGCACGCCAACGACGAACGAACCCCATCCGCTGCACACCTATGCCGCGAAGGGCACCTATTCCGCGCGGCTGACCGTCGAGGATGGAAGGGGCGCCAGCAGCTCGGCGGTGGTGAGCATCTCCGTCGGCAATACCGCGCCCACGGTGACCCTCCACGAGCCCCTGCCCTCGAGCCGCTTCAAGGTGGGGGATGTCATCACCTTCTCCGGCTCGGCGACGGACCCCGAGGACGGACCCCTTCCCGACACCGGTCTGGCCTGGACGCTCATCCTGCAACACTGTCCGGGCGGACAATGCCACCCCCATCCGCTGCTCTCGCGCACCGGAGCATCCGGAAGCTTCACCATTCCGGATCACGGTGACGAGTTCTTCATCGAGTTACGGCTCACCGCCACGGATTCCAATGGCCTGTCGAGCACGGCGGTCACGCAGCTCCATCCCCAGACGGTCCAGCTCACCCTGGACACCTCACCGCCCGGGTTGCAACTGGTGTACGACGGCACCACGGCGACGACCCCCATCACGCGCACGGCCATCGTCGGCAGTACCCACACGCTCTACGCGCCTTCACCCCAGGGGGACTTCACGTTCGAGTCCTGGTCGGATGGTGGCGGCATCCAGCACCCGGTGACGGTCGGCACGACGGACAGCACGTACATCGCGACCTTCGCCAACACGGGGCTCATCGTCTGTCCGGTGGGTGAATTCCGCGCGGAGTATTTCAACAACCGCTCCCTGTCCGGCTCCCCCTCCCGGGTCCGCTGCGAGCCCGCCCCCATCCAGTACGACTGGGGTGAGGGCGCGCCCCCCGAAACCGGCCTGGGACCGGACGAGTTCTCGGTGCGGTGGACGGGACGCTTCTCCTTCTCCCTGGGCTTCTACAGGTTCACCACCCGCGCCGACGACGGTGTGCGGCTCTGGGTGGGCGGCGGCTCGCCCGTCATCGACGCGTGGAGGGATCAGGCGCCCACGAGCTACTCCACCTTCCTCTTCATGCTCAGGCGCGAGTACGAGGTGAGGCTCGAATACTACGAAGCGGGGGGTGGAGCGGTCAGCCAGCTGCGCTGGAGTCGGATATAG
- a CDS encoding DUF302 domain-containing protein: protein MIQDESTLVHREYVSDRPFEAVVEDFEAVVGTLEDPSLQEALTASGDEAGFEARIRAAEGPSGFMKFFVADHGAWLARVGQKARARMYVIGNPLIARTMLRHDVAMGLHVPVRVLIHEHRDGKCHLGYDVPSSLMARLGNEELLVAARKLDDKLAMLAEQVTGDSARG, encoded by the coding sequence ATGATTCAAGACGAGAGCACCCTCGTTCATCGCGAGTACGTGAGTGACCGTCCGTTCGAGGCGGTGGTCGAGGACTTCGAGGCCGTGGTGGGCACCCTCGAGGATCCCTCGCTCCAGGAGGCACTGACGGCCTCGGGAGATGAGGCGGGCTTCGAGGCTCGCATTCGTGCCGCCGAGGGCCCGAGTGGCTTCATGAAGTTCTTCGTGGCGGATCATGGTGCCTGGCTGGCCCGGGTGGGGCAGAAGGCCCGGGCACGGATGTATGTGATAGGCAATCCGCTGATCGCGCGAACCATGCTGCGCCACGACGTGGCGATGGGCCTGCACGTCCCGGTGCGTGTGCTCATCCATGAGCACCGCGACGGCAAGTGCCACCTCGGCTATGACGTCCCCTCCTCGCTGATGGCCCGCCTGGGCAACGAGGAGTTGCTCGTCGCCGCGAGGAAGCTCGACGACAAGCTCGCGATGCTGGCCGAGCAGGTGACAGGGGACTCGGCGCGCGGGTGA
- a CDS encoding ATP-binding protein, protein MTSRTNPQEVLAGGGEMGARMRALDWSHTAVGPVEGWPQSLRTAVSILLNSRFPMMIHWGKELTQFYNDAYAPSLGSKHPGALGQAAYPWWSEIWDVLEPMFERVLAGEATWYTDQLFLPNRHGFVEEAYFTLSHSPIRDESGGINGIFLAVTETTAQVLGGRRLRALKALGEACENPPSTWEACQRAARVLEDYRHDVPFALFYLRDGGILRRAALVGLEETSPAAPEVVPEDAGSGTEPVWPLALVARSGEPLTLEDVEARAGALPGGPWPETPRYALVLPLGEASEASAGVLVVGISPRRPLDADYRSFLSLVAGQVTTALARARRAEEERRQADAAAELDRSKTAFFSNVSHELRTPLTLLMGPLEDALADTAQSLTGTQRERVDLAWRGARRLLKLVGMVLDFSRMDARRMHAALEPTDLSALTAGCASTFEAAFQKAGVRLVIDCPPLPGLMRVDREAWEKIVLNLVSNAFKFTFAGEVRVSLRWSEGRVELAVADTGTGIPEAELPRLFERFHRVKGTRGRSVEGSGIGLALVRELARMHGGEVRAESTPGQGSTFFVTLPARLEPGEVSTPPGPLARAFVQEAEGWLESPPAPSSGPRAGLAHVLLAEDNADMRAHLRRLLEEAGYTVEAVADGQAALERARARPPELVLSDVMMPGLDGFELLRALKDHAPTSHTPVILLSARAGQEAIVEGLAAGASDYLVKPFSARELLARVEGALKTERARSDLDAFAGRIAHDLRNLLAPLSMLSERIRDSSDERARWAGERLERITRRAYNLLDGMLTFSQAGSAAKASHGAVSVRAVADDVAEDLSGARTRVGAVLELQDVEDVHVTLPRGLLYVVLANLLTNAFKFMEGRPERRVEVTARAEGAGCVLTVRDTGPGISAAALPRIFEPFYRAPGATASGHGIGLATVRRILKAHGGEVSVQSVVDQGTTFTVWMPRATTAATRG, encoded by the coding sequence ATGACGAGCCGGACGAATCCCCAGGAGGTCCTCGCGGGCGGCGGTGAGATGGGCGCGCGCATGCGGGCACTCGATTGGTCCCACACGGCCGTGGGACCCGTGGAGGGCTGGCCCCAGTCGCTGCGCACCGCGGTCTCCATCCTCCTCAACTCGCGCTTTCCCATGATGATCCACTGGGGGAAGGAGCTCACCCAGTTCTACAACGACGCCTACGCGCCGAGCCTCGGCTCCAAGCACCCCGGCGCCCTGGGACAGGCCGCCTACCCCTGGTGGTCGGAAATCTGGGACGTGCTCGAGCCGATGTTCGAGCGGGTGCTCGCGGGCGAGGCCACCTGGTACACGGATCAGCTCTTCCTGCCCAACCGTCACGGCTTCGTCGAGGAGGCGTACTTCACGCTCTCTCACAGCCCCATCCGCGACGAGTCGGGAGGCATCAACGGCATCTTCCTCGCGGTGACGGAGACCACGGCCCAGGTGCTGGGCGGGCGCCGGCTGCGCGCGCTCAAGGCGTTGGGCGAGGCCTGCGAGAATCCCCCGAGCACCTGGGAGGCCTGCCAGCGGGCGGCGCGCGTGTTGGAGGACTACCGCCACGACGTGCCCTTCGCGCTCTTCTACCTACGCGACGGGGGCATCCTGCGCCGGGCGGCGCTCGTGGGACTGGAGGAGACGAGTCCCGCCGCGCCCGAGGTGGTGCCGGAGGACGCGGGCTCCGGGACGGAGCCTGTCTGGCCCCTGGCGCTCGTGGCCCGCTCGGGTGAGCCGCTCACGCTCGAGGACGTGGAAGCGCGCGCGGGAGCCCTACCGGGTGGCCCCTGGCCGGAAACACCCCGGTACGCGCTGGTGCTCCCGCTCGGAGAGGCGAGCGAGGCGTCCGCCGGAGTGCTCGTGGTGGGAATCAGCCCGCGCCGCCCGCTGGATGCCGACTACCGCTCCTTCCTCTCCCTTGTGGCCGGACAGGTGACCACGGCACTGGCCCGCGCGCGCCGGGCCGAGGAGGAGCGGCGGCAGGCGGACGCCGCGGCGGAGCTGGACCGGAGCAAGACGGCCTTCTTCAGCAACGTCAGCCACGAGTTGCGCACGCCGCTCACCCTGCTGATGGGCCCGCTGGAAGACGCGCTCGCGGACACCGCGCAGAGCCTGACCGGCACCCAGCGCGAGCGCGTGGACCTGGCCTGGCGGGGCGCGCGGCGGCTCTTGAAGCTCGTGGGCATGGTGCTGGACTTCAGCCGGATGGACGCGCGGCGGATGCACGCCGCCCTGGAGCCCACGGACCTGTCCGCGCTGACGGCCGGGTGCGCCAGCACCTTCGAGGCCGCCTTCCAGAAGGCGGGGGTGCGACTGGTGATCGACTGTCCGCCCCTGCCCGGGCTCATGCGGGTGGACCGGGAGGCGTGGGAGAAGATCGTGCTCAACCTCGTCTCCAATGCCTTCAAGTTCACCTTCGCGGGCGAGGTCCGCGTCTCGCTGCGCTGGAGCGAGGGCCGGGTGGAGCTGGCGGTGGCGGACACCGGCACGGGCATTCCCGAGGCCGAGCTGCCGCGCCTCTTCGAGCGCTTCCACCGGGTGAAGGGCACGCGGGGCCGCAGCGTGGAGGGCAGTGGCATCGGGCTCGCGCTGGTGCGCGAGCTGGCGCGGATGCACGGTGGCGAGGTTCGCGCGGAGAGCACCCCGGGCCAGGGCAGCACCTTCTTCGTCACCCTGCCCGCGCGCCTGGAGCCGGGCGAGGTCTCCACCCCGCCGGGCCCCCTCGCACGCGCCTTCGTCCAGGAGGCCGAGGGGTGGCTGGAGTCCCCCCCGGCGCCCTCGAGTGGCCCCCGAGCGGGGCTCGCCCACGTGCTGCTCGCCGAGGACAACGCGGACATGCGCGCCCACCTGCGACGCCTGTTGGAGGAAGCGGGCTACACGGTGGAGGCGGTGGCGGACGGACAGGCGGCCCTGGAGCGAGCCCGCGCGCGGCCGCCCGAGCTGGTGTTGTCGGACGTGATGATGCCGGGCCTGGATGGCTTCGAGCTGTTGCGCGCGTTGAAGGACCATGCACCCACCTCCCATACGCCCGTCATCCTCCTGTCGGCGCGCGCCGGGCAGGAGGCCATCGTGGAAGGACTCGCGGCGGGCGCGAGCGACTACCTGGTGAAACCCTTCTCCGCCCGCGAGCTGCTCGCGCGCGTGGAAGGAGCCCTGAAGACGGAGCGCGCACGCTCGGATCTCGACGCCTTCGCGGGACGCATCGCCCACGACCTGCGCAACCTCCTCGCTCCCCTGTCGATGCTGAGCGAGCGGATACGTGACTCGTCGGACGAGCGGGCCCGGTGGGCCGGCGAGCGCCTCGAGCGCATCACCCGCCGGGCCTACAACCTGCTGGACGGCATGCTGACGTTCTCCCAGGCGGGAAGCGCGGCGAAGGCCTCACACGGCGCGGTGTCCGTCCGGGCCGTCGCCGACGACGTGGCGGAGGACCTGAGCGGAGCACGCACCCGGGTGGGCGCGGTGCTGGAGCTCCAGGACGTGGAGGACGTGCACGTGACACTCCCGCGCGGCCTGCTCTACGTGGTGCTCGCCAACCTGCTGACCAATGCCTTCAAGTTCATGGAGGGGCGTCCCGAGCGGCGGGTGGAGGTGACGGCCCGCGCGGAGGGAGCCGGCTGCGTGCTGACGGTGCGCGACACCGGCCCCGGCATTTCCGCCGCGGCGCTCCCGCGCATCTTCGAGCCCTTCTACCGGGCTCCGGGCGCCACGGCCTCCGGTCACGGCATCGGACTGGCGACGGTGCGGCGCATCCTCAAGGCCCATGGCGGCGAGGTCTCCGTCCAGTCGGTGGTCGACCAGGGCACCACCTTCACCGTCTGGATGCCCCGCGCCACGACGGCCGCCACACGCGGGTGA